One Sodalinema gerasimenkoae IPPAS B-353 DNA segment encodes these proteins:
- a CDS encoding circadian clock KaiB family protein, with translation MGTVEPFKGLALFTPGGDVVYAVDPHHRDRWHLQLCVAVQEVLGLPEPPHFLVPCYSATVDRYLNPQTQRLETIAEAMFAVWRYRGLLNQLFELESVSWELKPSSLELCNPLALESYRPQFPELWQNHDLVLQVGRQGHDPAILNPADADTSGYVFRLFIRGDSPTTEETLLRLHETLDRALGHPYTLKVIDVLKHPQQTELDRVSATPTLIRIWPQPIRRIVGEMNDLDFIFKLINN, from the coding sequence TTGGGGACTGTCGAGCCATTTAAGGGATTAGCCCTGTTTACACCCGGTGGGGATGTCGTCTATGCCGTCGACCCCCACCATCGCGATCGCTGGCATCTCCAACTCTGTGTGGCGGTTCAGGAGGTTTTAGGACTTCCCGAGCCGCCACATTTTCTCGTGCCTTGTTATAGTGCCACTGTCGATCGCTATCTCAACCCACAAACCCAACGGCTCGAAACCATTGCCGAAGCCATGTTTGCCGTCTGGCGTTATCGAGGCTTACTGAATCAGCTATTTGAATTAGAGTCTGTCTCCTGGGAGTTAAAACCCAGTTCCCTAGAACTCTGTAACCCCCTAGCTCTGGAAAGTTATCGTCCACAATTTCCTGAACTATGGCAAAATCATGATCTCGTCTTGCAGGTCGGACGTCAGGGCCATGACCCAGCGATCCTCAACCCCGCCGATGCAGATACCAGTGGCTATGTCTTCCGTCTCTTCATCCGTGGCGACAGCCCCACCACCGAAGAGACCCTACTCCGCCTACATGAGACCCTCGATCGCGCCCTAGGTCATCCTTATACTCTCAAAGTGATTGATGTTCTCAAGCACCCCCAACAAACAGAACTCGATCGCGTCTCAGCCACCCCCACCCTCATCCGCATCTGGCCCCAACCCATCCGACGCATTGTCGGCGAAATGAACGATCTCGACTTCATCTTCAAACTCATCAATAATTAA